One genomic segment of Rivularia sp. PCC 7116 includes these proteins:
- a CDS encoding photosystem II reaction center protein T has protein sequence MEAVAYILVLTLAIGTIFFAIAFREPPRIENKEEK, from the coding sequence ATGGAAGCAGTTGCATACATTTTAGTTTTAACGTTAGCGATTGGCACTATCTTTTTCGCGATCGCTTTCCGCGAACCTCCTCGGATTGAAAACAAAGAGGAAAAGTAG
- the cobW gene encoding cobalamin biosynthesis protein CobW: MAAKIPVTVITGFLGSGKTTLIRNLLQNNQGRRIAVIVNEFGELGIDGELLESCQICPEEESGDNNDNNIYELTNGCLCCTVQEEFLPTMQQLIKRRDSIDCILIETSGLALPKPLVKAFRWQEIRNAATVDSVITVVDSEAVANGTFASDLEAIESQRQADDSLEHETPLQELFEDQLACADLVVLNKTDLVNQETLAEVKNLVKEELPRVVKIVESHQSEVDSSVLLGLQAAVEDNLDKRPSHHDTEEEHEHDDEITSHHLVLDRTFEPLKLKQQLQNLVQQQEIFRVKGFVSVADKPMRLVMQGVGNRFEQFYDRAWKPEETRQTRLVFIGKDLNSSDIESQLVDLN; encoded by the coding sequence ATGGCTGCAAAAATCCCCGTTACTGTGATCACTGGTTTTTTAGGTAGTGGAAAAACTACTTTAATTCGTAATTTACTGCAAAATAATCAAGGAAGACGCATCGCTGTTATAGTCAACGAGTTTGGCGAACTTGGTATTGATGGGGAATTATTAGAATCGTGTCAAATTTGCCCGGAAGAGGAAAGCGGCGATAATAATGATAATAATATCTACGAATTAACCAACGGTTGTCTTTGCTGTACGGTTCAAGAAGAGTTTTTACCGACGATGCAGCAGTTAATTAAACGACGAGACAGTATCGACTGCATTTTGATTGAAACTTCTGGTTTAGCTTTACCAAAACCTTTAGTAAAAGCTTTTCGCTGGCAAGAAATTCGCAATGCTGCTACGGTAGATTCTGTAATTACCGTGGTAGATAGCGAAGCGGTTGCTAACGGTACTTTTGCTAGTGACTTAGAAGCGATAGAATCACAGCGCCAAGCAGACGATAGTTTAGAGCATGAAACACCATTACAAGAATTATTTGAAGATCAACTCGCTTGTGCTGATTTGGTAGTACTGAATAAAACTGATTTGGTGAATCAAGAAACTTTGGCTGAAGTCAAAAATTTAGTCAAAGAAGAATTACCTCGGGTTGTGAAAATTGTTGAAAGTCATCAAAGTGAAGTTGATTCTTCTGTACTATTAGGTTTACAAGCTGCCGTAGAAGACAATTTAGATAAACGCCCTTCCCATCACGACACTGAAGAGGAACACGAACATGATGATGAAATAACTTCTCATCACCTAGTTTTAGATCGTACTTTTGAGCCTTTGAAGCTGAAGCAGCAATTACAAAATCTAGTACAGCAGCAAGAAATTTTTCGCGTTAAAGGTTTTGTTTCTGTAGCTGATAAACCCATGCGCTTAGTAATGCAAGGTGTAGGAAATCGCTTTGAACAATTTTACGATAGGGCTTGGAAACCTGAAGAAACGAGACAAACTCGTTTGGTTTTTATTGGCAAGGATTTAAATTCTTCTGATATTGAATCGCAGTTGGTTGATTTGAATTAA
- a CDS encoding DUF6745 domain-containing protein, whose product MEIQLVDDLVNSGLDFADILDFTNNMIIAPNWALLGCILDFCISVLNVGHDKKKWQVLQDLIQHCGFIFQFEKVCICCNRPCQLSFDNNNLLHAEEEPAIQFRDGFSVYACHGEQIYQEC is encoded by the coding sequence ATGGAAATTCAATTAGTTGATGATTTAGTTAATTCAGGATTAGATTTTGCGGATATTTTAGACTTTACAAACAATATGATAATAGCACCTAATTGGGCATTATTAGGTTGTATATTAGATTTTTGTATTTCAGTGCTTAATGTCGGACATGATAAGAAAAAATGGCAAGTGCTTCAAGATTTAATTCAACATTGCGGTTTTATATTTCAGTTTGAGAAAGTTTGTATTTGCTGCAATCGTCCTTGTCAATTATCTTTTGATAACAACAATTTGCTTCATGCTGAAGAGGAGCCTGCTATTCAATTCCGCGACGGCTTCAGTGTCTACGCTTGTCATGGAGAACAAATTTATCAGGAATGTTGA
- the psbB gene encoding photosystem II chlorophyll-binding protein CP47: MGLPWYRVHTVVLNDPGRLISVHLMHTALVAGWAGSMALYELAIFDPSDPVLNPMWRQGMFVLPFMARLGVVESWGGWSVTGNPTGDPGFWSFEGVAAAHIVLSGLLFLAAVWHWVYWDLELFQDPRTGEPALDLPKMFGIHLFLSGLLCFGFGAFHLTGLFGPGMWISDPYGLTGHIEAVAPEWGPAGFNPFNPGGVVAHHIAAGIVGIIAGLFHLTVRPPERLYKALRMGNIETVLSSSIAAVFFAAFVVAGTMWYGSATTPVELFGPTRYQWDQNYYHQEIDRRVQASLASGETVEQAWSEIPEKLAFYDYVGNSPAKGGLFRTGQMNKGSGIAVSWLGHPVFKDGEGRVLDVRRLPNFFETFPVILTDADGVVRADIPFRRAESKYSFEQTGVTATVYGGDLNGQTFTDPVKVKELARKAQLGEPFDFDTETLNSDGVFRTSPRGWFTYGHAVFALLFFFGHIWHGSRTIYRDVFAGVDADLEEQVEWGRFAKVGDKSTRTTRETA; the protein is encoded by the coding sequence ATGGGACTACCTTGGTACCGAGTACATACAGTCGTTCTGAACGATCCAGGACGACTTATTTCTGTACATTTAATGCACACAGCCTTAGTCGCAGGCTGGGCTGGTTCGATGGCTTTATACGAACTAGCTATTTTTGATCCTTCAGACCCCGTACTAAACCCAATGTGGCGGCAGGGAATGTTTGTACTTCCCTTTATGGCACGTTTAGGTGTTGTCGAATCTTGGGGTGGTTGGAGTGTTACTGGCAATCCTACTGGCGATCCTGGTTTTTGGTCATTTGAAGGTGTAGCAGCAGCTCACATCGTTCTTTCTGGTTTATTATTCTTAGCTGCCGTATGGCACTGGGTTTATTGGGATTTGGAATTGTTCCAAGATCCTCGCACCGGCGAACCTGCATTGGATTTACCAAAAATGTTTGGTATCCACCTTTTCTTATCTGGTCTTCTTTGCTTTGGTTTTGGTGCTTTCCACTTAACCGGCTTATTTGGCCCAGGAATGTGGATTTCTGACCCCTATGGATTAACGGGTCATATAGAAGCAGTAGCACCGGAATGGGGACCGGCAGGTTTTAACCCATTCAATCCTGGTGGAGTAGTAGCTCACCACATCGCTGCTGGTATTGTCGGAATTATTGCTGGTTTGTTCCACTTGACTGTACGACCTCCCGAAAGGCTTTATAAAGCCCTACGGATGGGTAACATCGAAACCGTACTATCGAGTTCTATTGCAGCAGTGTTTTTTGCAGCGTTCGTAGTTGCCGGTACCATGTGGTACGGTAGCGCAACCACTCCTGTAGAATTGTTCGGTCCTACTCGTTATCAATGGGATCAAAATTACTACCACCAGGAAATTGACCGTCGCGTCCAAGCTAGTCTTGCTTCCGGTGAAACTGTAGAACAAGCTTGGTCGGAAATACCTGAAAAACTGGCTTTCTATGACTACGTAGGTAATAGCCCCGCTAAAGGTGGTTTATTCCGTACAGGTCAGATGAATAAGGGTTCGGGTATTGCGGTTTCTTGGTTGGGACACCCAGTATTCAAAGATGGTGAAGGTCGCGTTCTTGACGTGCGTCGTCTTCCTAACTTCTTTGAAACATTCCCCGTAATTCTCACCGATGCTGATGGTGTTGTCCGTGCTGACATCCCGTTCCGTCGTGCAGAATCTAAATACAGTTTCGAGCAAACTGGTGTAACAGCTACCGTTTACGGTGGAGACTTAAACGGTCAAACCTTTACCGATCCTGTAAAAGTTAAGGAATTAGCTCGTAAAGCTCAATTGGGCGAACCTTTTGACTTTGATACTGAAACCTTAAATTCTGACGGTGTATTCCGTACCAGTCCTAGAGGTTGGTTTACATACGGACATGCCGTATTCGCTTTATTGTTCTTCTTCGGTCATATCTGGCACGGTTCTCGGACAATTTACCGAGATGTATTTGCTGGTGTTGATGCTGACTTGGAAGAGCAAGTGGAATGGGGTAGATTCGCCAAAGTGGGCGACAAATCTACTCGTACTACAAGAGAAACCGCTTAA
- a CDS encoding heme oxygenase (biliverdin-producing) has translation MSSNLATKLRVGTKKAHTMAENVGFVKCFLKGVVEKNSYRKLVANFYFAYTAMEEELEKHGNHPVVSKIDFKELYRKHSLEQDLSYYYGTNWREQIKLSPAGEAYVNRIREVSQNEPELLVAHSYTRYLGDLSGGQILKNIAQTAMNLTDGEGTAFYEFDQIDDEKAFKAQYRQALDEMPIEEATADRIVDEANAAFGMNMKMFQELEGNLIKAIGQMLFNTLTRRRNRGGTETELAPAD, from the coding sequence ATGAGTAGCAATTTAGCAACCAAATTACGTGTAGGCACGAAAAAAGCCCACACAATGGCAGAAAATGTTGGTTTTGTTAAGTGCTTTTTAAAAGGAGTCGTTGAGAAAAATTCTTATCGTAAGTTAGTTGCTAACTTCTACTTCGCTTATACTGCGATGGAAGAGGAGTTGGAAAAACACGGCAACCACCCAGTTGTATCTAAAATTGATTTTAAGGAACTCTATAGAAAGCATAGTTTAGAGCAAGACCTTAGCTATTATTACGGTACCAACTGGAGAGAACAAATAAAGTTATCACCAGCCGGTGAAGCATACGTAAATCGCATTCGTGAAGTATCTCAGAATGAACCTGAATTATTAGTAGCGCATTCCTATACTCGCTACTTGGGCGACTTATCGGGTGGACAAATTTTGAAAAACATTGCTCAAACAGCAATGAATCTGACGGATGGTGAAGGAACAGCTTTTTACGAATTCGATCAAATCGATGATGAAAAAGCGTTTAAAGCACAATACCGTCAAGCTTTAGATGAAATGCCCATCGAGGAAGCAACAGCAGATAGAATAGTTGATGAAGCTAACGCAGCTTTTGGTATGAACATGAAAATGTTCCAAGAGTTAGAAGGTAATTTAATCAAAGCGATTGGACAGATGTTATTCAATACTCTGACTCGTCGTCGCAACCGTGGCGGTACAGAAACTGAATTAGCACCTGCTGATTAA
- the hxpB gene encoding hexitol phosphatase HxpB — translation MPYSPLIMIEAVIFDMDGLLIDSEPLWQQAEITIFKQVDIILIPSMCMQTKGLRIDEVVDYWYKKYPWDKLSKLQVEEAIVDKLIELIHTEGKALPGVNEAIDFVKAKNLRIALASSSSYKIINAALQKLDIADDFEIIYSAESEPLGKPHPGVYLTTSQKLGVSPQNCLALEDSLNGVLAAKSAQMKCIAIPETSELHNPKFAIADMVLESLEQLDDNIWNFINS, via the coding sequence ATGCCCTATTCCCCATTAATTATGATTGAAGCTGTAATTTTCGATATGGATGGTTTGTTGATTGATTCGGAACCATTATGGCAGCAGGCAGAAATTACTATATTTAAGCAAGTTGATATCATTCTTATTCCTTCTATGTGTATGCAAACTAAAGGATTGAGAATTGATGAAGTTGTAGACTATTGGTACAAAAAGTATCCTTGGGATAAGTTATCTAAATTGCAAGTTGAAGAAGCAATTGTTGATAAATTAATTGAGTTAATTCATACTGAAGGCAAAGCTCTGCCAGGAGTAAATGAAGCAATTGATTTTGTAAAAGCGAAGAATCTTAGAATTGCTTTGGCTTCTTCCTCATCATATAAAATTATCAATGCAGCGTTACAAAAACTAGATATAGCTGACGATTTTGAAATCATTTATTCTGCGGAATCCGAACCTTTAGGAAAACCTCATCCTGGCGTTTACCTTACCACTTCCCAAAAACTTGGCGTATCTCCTCAAAATTGCTTGGCTTTGGAAGATTCTCTTAACGGAGTATTAGCTGCTAAATCCGCTCAAATGAAATGTATCGCTATCCCAGAAACGTCAGAACTGCATAACCCAAAATTTGCGATCGCCGACATGGTATTGGAATCTTTAGAGCAGTTAGATGACAATATTTGGAATTTTATAAATTCATAA
- a CDS encoding ABC transporter substrate-binding protein, giving the protein MSLFSLSVRRWGRIRLVFSLLCMCVLLVSSCASSQVSNPSASASGNGRITIGTTAKPRTLDPADAYELSSLSLVYNMSDRLYTYEPGSTELKPELATALPNISDDGLTYTIPIRKGVVFHDDAKFDAKAMEFSLRRFIENKGKPSFLLSDSVDSVKATGDYELTIKLKQPFAAFTSLLAFSGVPAVSPQAYEIGEGKFEPNKFIGTGPYKLTKFGTDSLTFDVFEKYWGEKPANNGVNVQILSSGVNLYNGFRKKGVDIAYVSLDPDQITSLEKMSKEGKWLAIPNEGSVVSYLTLNRNQKPLDKVEVRQAIAAMIDRKLIYDRVLYGQAEEVYSMIPTTFDVYKPVFKQKYGEGNVEKAKELLKKAGFSEDNPAVVEVWYPSSSAPRSLTALVLKALAKKTMDGMLVFDVNTVESTSAFKNIGEGLYPSFLLDWYPDFLDADNYIQPFLSCETGSSEKGCEKGGSQSQGSFFYSERMNELIGKQREEQNPEKREQIFAQIQEILASEVPYVPLWQSKDYVFAQNGITGVGLDATQNLIYRNIKKEERGLNG; this is encoded by the coding sequence ATGAGTCTGTTTTCCTTATCTGTAAGACGGTGGGGGCGAATTCGATTAGTATTCTCCCTGTTGTGTATGTGTGTATTATTGGTTTCTAGTTGTGCTAGCAGTCAAGTTTCAAATCCGTCTGCTTCTGCTTCTGGAAATGGTCGGATTACTATCGGAACTACAGCTAAGCCGCGTACTCTCGATCCTGCTGATGCTTACGAATTGTCTTCGCTGTCGTTGGTTTACAACATGAGCGATCGCCTTTACACTTACGAGCCGGGAAGTACAGAACTCAAGCCGGAACTAGCTACGGCGTTACCTAATATTAGCGATGATGGTTTGACTTATACTATTCCCATTCGCAAAGGTGTGGTGTTCCATGATGATGCTAAATTTGATGCGAAAGCAATGGAGTTTAGTTTGCGTCGGTTTATTGAAAATAAAGGTAAACCATCTTTTTTACTTTCCGATAGCGTAGACTCAGTCAAAGCTACGGGTGATTATGAATTAACAATTAAATTAAAACAACCTTTTGCGGCTTTTACTTCATTGCTGGCTTTTAGTGGAGTTCCTGCTGTTTCTCCTCAAGCTTATGAAATAGGTGAGGGGAAGTTTGAACCAAATAAATTTATTGGAACTGGACCTTATAAATTAACTAAATTTGGCACAGATTCGCTAACATTTGACGTATTTGAGAAATATTGGGGAGAAAAACCTGCGAATAATGGTGTAAACGTGCAAATTCTTAGCAGTGGAGTGAATTTGTACAACGGCTTCCGTAAAAAAGGCGTAGATATTGCTTATGTGAGTTTAGATCCAGATCAAATTACCAGTTTGGAGAAAATGTCCAAAGAAGGTAAATGGTTGGCAATTCCCAACGAAGGTAGCGTTGTTAGTTATTTAACGCTAAATCGTAACCAGAAACCTTTAGATAAAGTAGAAGTTAGACAGGCGATCGCCGCGATGATTGACCGTAAATTGATATATGACAGAGTATTATACGGTCAAGCAGAAGAAGTTTATAGTATGATTCCGACAACCTTTGATGTTTATAAACCAGTATTTAAACAAAAATACGGTGAAGGTAATGTCGAAAAGGCAAAAGAGTTGTTGAAAAAAGCAGGTTTTTCTGAAGATAATCCCGCTGTAGTAGAAGTTTGGTATCCTTCAAGTTCAGCACCTCGCAGTTTAACAGCTTTGGTTTTGAAAGCACTTGCAAAGAAAACAATGGATGGAATGTTGGTATTTGATGTGAATACTGTTGAATCTACATCCGCTTTCAAAAACATTGGCGAAGGTTTATATCCATCATTTTTACTTGATTGGTATCCCGACTTTTTAGATGCAGACAATTACATTCAACCATTTTTATCTTGTGAAACAGGTTCGTCAGAGAAAGGATGTGAAAAAGGAGGAAGCCAAAGTCAAGGCTCATTTTTCTATAGCGAACGTATGAACGAGCTAATTGGAAAACAGCGCGAAGAACAAAACCCCGAAAAACGCGAACAAATATTTGCACAAATCCAAGAAATATTAGCTTCGGAAGTACCTTACGTTCCTTTGTGGCAAAGTAAGGATTACGTATTTGCTCAAAATGGAATTACCGGCGTAGGATTAGATGCTACTCAGAATTTGATATATCGGAATATTAAGAAAGAAGAACGCGGATTAAATGGATGA